Part of the Syntrophales bacterium genome is shown below.
CGCGCAGGGAAAGCCGATTGTTTTCCAGCTAAAGGAAGCGGCGTGGTTTCCGCGCACAAAGGCCAATGTTGAACTCGTCGAACAAAAGAAATAGCCGAATCGGGTAGCCGGGGGATTTTCTCCCCCAGCCCCCACACCACCCGGCATGCGGGTCCGCACCGGGCGGTTCCCAAAGACTGACGGGCCACACCGTCATAAGTGGTGGAGTCCTTTGTCTACTATGGCCTCTGCTGACTCCTGCTCCATCACGGCAACTGTTGCCAGAAGCCGCGCCTTCCTAACGGAATGCATGTGGAGCAGGTCTCCCCGGATAAGAACGTGAACTGTCGCTGCACAACCGCAGCATTTACCCTGTCTCCTGAATCCGGGGCTTCGTTATGTTGTGCTAACTCGCCCGGAGACCGGGCCTTGTATGCTGTTTCTGTTCGTCGGCTCATAGCTTTGCACTCCGGCTTCCTTCGGACGGTTCCTCGCGGTTCCGCACTTGCCTTCGGCTAATATTTCTGTTATGTCTCACGACATTACAGGATTCACGTACAGGGGGAGGGGGCCTTGCACCCCATAAGTTCACGCCCGTGCCGGGCATACACAATACGCTGAAGCGGTCAGCACTGCGCCTGCAATGTCCGCTACGCGGCCCTGCATGCTCGTGCCGCCGCTTAGCTCCGCCGTTGGGGTATAGAGAAGGAACAGATAACATGAAGACAAGGACAGTTCCACATCCTATCCCATACCAAGGCAGCAAGAGAAATCTTGCGGTGGATATCCTTCGGTACTTCCCGCAAAAGGTCGGGACGCTGTACGAGCCATTTGCTGGTTCGGCTGCCATTACCATAGCCGCTGCAGTGAATAGACTTGGCCATCGCTACCATATCAATGATCTAAACAAGCCCCTTATGGACCTATGGCGTGCCATCATCGAAACACCAGAAAAAATTGCCTCCCAGTATGAAGCGCTGTGGAGAAAGCAATTAGATGACCCACGGTCTTTCTATGACAAAGCACGGAATGACTTCAATCGTACTGGCCGTTGTGACCTCTTCCTATACCTGCTGGCTCGTTGTGTTAAAGGCTCTGTTCGATACAATTCACAAGGCGAATTTAACCAGAGTCCAGATAACAGGCGACAGGGAATGCGACCGGAAACAATGCGCCTACAGATTCTTGGCGCTTCGTATTATTTGAAGGGGAAGACAACTGTCACGTCGGTGAACTATCGTGACGTTCTTGAAAGGGTTACACCAGCCGATCTTGTCTATATGGATCCTCCATACCAAGGGGTTTGTGGCAACAGAGACACGCGATATCTACAAAGCGTGCAGTTCTGCGAATTCGTCGAAGCGCTCGATAGTTTGAACCAAAGGCATTCGCTATTTGGTCAGCTACGATGGTCGCACTGGAGCCAAGACTTTCGGCAAAACCCTCCCGGAGGAACTTAATCTGACATTGATTGAGCTTTATGCAGGCCGGTCTACCCAAGCAACACTCTTGGGCAGAGCCGATGTTACCATTGAGTCGCTGTACCTGTCCCCAAGCCTTGCCGACGAACTGGCCCATGTTCCGACCGTATATCGCTACACACGGGGAGAGCAACTTTGCCTTATGGAGGGCCGCAAATGAAAGCGAAGGATCTGCCCCGCGAATTTGTGAAGAAGTGCAAGGCAGTCACAGCTAAGCGGCCCCGCACAGTAATTGACCATATCCTGAAGCATGGGCAGATCACAACTGAGGAGTTGAAGGAGAAGTACGGATACAACCATCCCCCGAGGGCAGCTCGGAATGTAAAGGAACAAGGCATCCCATTGGAGATGTTCCGCGTTACCGGGAGTGATGGCCGTAAGATCGGGGCTTATCGCTTTGGCGATCCCAAAAAGGCAAGATTTTCAAAGCTCAGAGGCCGGACCGCCTTTCTAAAGTCAAGAAGTTTCACCGTCCTTGCCCTAAAACTCACAAAAACTCCCCGATCCGCTTCCGGATGGCATCAACATCATGTGGAGAAAACCACTCGACATCCCTATCCGCTTTAAACCAGGTCAACTGACGTTTGGCGTAGCGTCTTGTGTCCCGCTTTATCGTCCTGACCGCCTCCCCAAGAGAGTATTCCCCCCGCAGATAACCCACGATATGTTTATAACCGAGGGACTGCATTGGCTTGATGGTTTCATCATAACCCATGGCTAATAGATTACGGACTTCATCGGTAAAGCCATCCTCTATCATCTTTTCTGTTCTCTGCTCGATCCTGGCATATAACTGTTCTCTCTCCATCATCAGACCGATCTTGAGGCATTCATAGAGGTTATTCCTGAAATGGTGAGCCTCTTGCTGTTCCACAATGGACTTACCGGTCAGCTCCACGACCTCAAGGGCCCTAATAATCCTGCTGATATC
Proteins encoded:
- a CDS encoding DNA adenine methylase; translation: MKTRTVPHPIPYQGSKRNLAVDILRYFPQKVGTLYEPFAGSAAITIAAAVNRLGHRYHINDLNKPLMDLWRAIIETPEKIASQYEALWRKQLDDPRSFYDKARNDFNRTGRCDLFLYLLARCVKGSVRYNSQGEFNQSPDNRRQGMRPETMRLQILGASYYLKGKTTVTSVNYRDVLERVTPADLVYMDPPYQGVCGNRDTRYLQSVQFCEFVEALDSLNQRHSLFGQLRWSHWSQDFRQNPPGGT